From Streptomyces sp. NBC_00690, a single genomic window includes:
- a CDS encoding S1C family serine protease, with the protein MDASPRPTWSMRRMLVLSVGACAAAATLIAGCSSTPAAQPETSTRAAPPKAANDLQSDYETAIKNVLPSVVQIEAGEALGSGIVYDTKGHVITNAHVVGEGTSFKVTVATGEAPLSARLVSSYPEQDLAVIKLEKVPAELKPAKFGDSSRVQVGQIVLAMGSPLGLSSSVTQGIISAVGRTVTESESGGGTGATIGNMLQTSAAINPGNSGGALVNLDSEVIGIPTLAASDPSLGEGAAPGIGFAIPASMVKTVADQIIQSGRVIDSGRAALDITARTVLDDSYQPSGAAVVTVEKDGAADEAGLRPGDIITKVGSAQITTITSLAEALASDEPGQKVVVGYQRGGDSKTAEVTLGEI; encoded by the coding sequence ATGGATGCATCCCCTCGCCCCACCTGGAGTATGCGCCGGATGCTGGTCCTCAGCGTTGGGGCCTGTGCAGCCGCGGCCACTTTGATCGCAGGCTGTTCCAGTACGCCCGCAGCTCAGCCTGAGACCTCCACGCGCGCTGCGCCGCCGAAGGCCGCGAACGACCTCCAGTCGGACTACGAGACGGCCATCAAGAACGTATTGCCGTCCGTGGTCCAGATCGAGGCGGGTGAGGCCCTCGGCTCGGGGATCGTCTATGACACCAAGGGCCATGTGATCACCAACGCACACGTCGTGGGCGAGGGAACATCCTTCAAAGTCACCGTCGCCACGGGCGAGGCTCCCCTCAGCGCACGGCTGGTCTCTTCCTACCCTGAACAGGACCTCGCGGTCATCAAGCTGGAGAAGGTCCCGGCCGAGCTGAAACCGGCCAAGTTCGGGGACTCGTCCAGGGTCCAGGTGGGGCAGATCGTGTTGGCGATGGGTTCGCCACTCGGGCTGTCGAGCAGCGTCACCCAAGGCATCATTTCGGCGGTTGGGCGCACGGTCACGGAGAGCGAATCGGGTGGGGGTACGGGCGCCACCATCGGGAACATGCTCCAGACCTCGGCAGCGATCAACCCGGGCAACAGCGGGGGTGCGCTGGTCAATCTGGATAGTGAAGTCATCGGAATCCCGACCCTGGCTGCGAGCGACCCTTCACTCGGTGAGGGAGCGGCACCGGGAATTGGCTTCGCCATCCCGGCCAGCATGGTGAAGACGGTCGCCGACCAGATCATCCAGAGTGGAAGAGTGATCGACTCAGGTCGAGCCGCCCTGGACATCACCGCCCGTACGGTCCTCGACGACAGCTACCAGCCTTCCGGCGCGGCAGTGGTGACGGTCGAAAAGGACGGTGCCGCCGATGAAGCCGGGCTGCGTCCGGGCGACATCATCACCAAGGTCGGTTCCGCACAGATCACGACCATCACCTCTCTCGCCGAGGCATTGGCTTCGGACGAGCCCGGCCAGAAGGTGGTTGTGGGATACCAACGGGGCGGCGACTCCAAAACGGCCGAGGTCACCTTGGGCGAGATCTAA
- a CDS encoding ABC transporter ATP-binding protein: MPARETWRALYAHFKPHRWTVALGASLALVGTVAGLGQPLAAKSLVDRLGNDESITGILLLLTGLVIIGTAIEAVGAYILERTAESVVLAARRSLIGRLLRLRLTEMERTQPGDLMSRVTSDTTLLRAVTTQSIVSAATGGIAFVATIVLMAVMDPVLLGVTLAVIVLIGGCVALVMPQIARSTQRAQESVAEISTVLERAFGAFRTVKASGAEDRETAVVTAAATDAWRHGVRSAKWQSVAWSSVGLAVQVSFLAVLGIGGARVASGAISISTLVAFLLFLFYLIDPVSRMVEAATQYQQGSAAIARIVEAEQLATEEPGAQESVLPQRAAPVSVAFEEVAFRYRDDLPPVHHGVSFDIPEGGMTAFVGPSGAGKTTVFALIERFYEVDDGRVLVDGKDVRDWPLAELRAAMGYVEQDAPVLAGTLRDNLVFAAPHATDEDIAEVLVKARLDTLVSRLPEGLDTLVGHRGSKLSGGERQRVAIARALLRKPRLLLMDEATSQLDAVNELALRDVVAEVAREVTVLVVAHRLSTVTLADRIVVMDAGKVRAVGTHAELVAGDPLYGELAATQFLSGGEGNGGA; this comes from the coding sequence CTGCCCGCCCGGGAGACCTGGCGGGCGCTCTACGCACACTTCAAGCCACACCGCTGGACCGTGGCGCTCGGTGCGTCCCTCGCCCTCGTCGGTACCGTGGCCGGACTGGGCCAGCCCCTCGCGGCGAAGTCCCTCGTCGATCGACTGGGCAACGACGAGTCGATCACCGGGATACTCCTGCTGCTCACCGGCCTGGTGATCATAGGTACCGCGATCGAAGCGGTCGGGGCGTACATCCTGGAACGCACCGCCGAATCCGTGGTCCTTGCGGCCCGTCGCTCCCTCATCGGACGACTGCTCCGCCTGCGGCTGACGGAGATGGAGCGGACCCAACCCGGCGATCTGATGTCCCGCGTCACCTCGGACACCACCCTCCTCCGCGCGGTGACCACCCAGTCGATCGTCTCCGCCGCAACGGGCGGAATCGCGTTCGTCGCGACCATCGTGCTGATGGCCGTCATGGACCCGGTACTCCTCGGGGTCACGCTCGCGGTGATCGTGCTGATCGGAGGCTGTGTCGCCCTGGTGATGCCGCAGATCGCCCGATCCACCCAGCGGGCACAGGAATCCGTCGCGGAGATCTCGACCGTGCTCGAACGGGCCTTCGGAGCGTTCCGAACGGTCAAGGCGTCCGGCGCGGAAGACCGAGAGACCGCTGTCGTCACCGCAGCCGCGACCGACGCCTGGCGGCATGGTGTGCGCTCCGCGAAATGGCAGTCCGTGGCCTGGTCGTCCGTTGGGCTGGCCGTACAGGTGTCGTTCCTGGCAGTCCTGGGCATCGGCGGCGCACGCGTCGCATCCGGAGCGATCTCCATCTCCACACTCGTCGCCTTCCTCCTCTTCCTCTTCTACCTGATCGACCCGGTGTCACGGATGGTGGAGGCCGCCACCCAGTACCAGCAGGGCTCGGCCGCCATCGCCCGCATCGTGGAAGCCGAACAACTGGCGACGGAGGAACCGGGAGCCCAGGAGTCCGTGCTCCCGCAGCGTGCCGCACCGGTCTCGGTCGCATTCGAAGAGGTCGCCTTCCGCTATCGGGACGACCTCCCACCGGTGCACCACGGGGTCTCCTTCGACATACCGGAAGGCGGGATGACCGCCTTCGTCGGCCCGTCAGGCGCCGGCAAGACGACCGTGTTCGCCCTCATCGAACGGTTCTACGAAGTGGACGACGGACGAGTCCTGGTGGACGGCAAGGACGTACGCGACTGGCCGCTGGCCGAACTCCGGGCAGCCATGGGCTACGTGGAACAGGACGCACCGGTACTCGCGGGCACCCTGCGCGACAACCTCGTCTTCGCCGCCCCCCACGCCACGGACGAAGACATCGCCGAAGTCCTGGTGAAGGCCCGACTGGACACGCTGGTGAGCCGCCTCCCCGAAGGGCTCGACACCCTCGTGGGCCACCGCGGCTCCAAACTCTCCGGCGGCGAACGCCAACGGGTCGCCATCGCCCGCGCCCTGCTGCGCAAGCCGCGACTGCTGCTGATGGACGAGGCGACCTCACAACTGGACGCGGTGAACGAGCTGGCGCTACGGGACGTGGTGGCGGAAGTGGCTCGCGAAGTGACCGTCCTGGTGGTGGCACACCGGCTCTCCACCGTGACGCTGGCCGACCGGATCGTGGTGATGGACGCGGGAAAGGTACGCGCGGTGGGGACGCACGCGGAGCTGGTGGCGGGGGATCCGCTGTATGGGGAACTGGCGGCGACGCAGTTTTTGTCAGGGGGTGAGGGGAACGGGGGGGCCTAG